One genomic segment of Hordeum vulgare subsp. vulgare chromosome 2H, MorexV3_pseudomolecules_assembly, whole genome shotgun sequence includes these proteins:
- the LOC123429398 gene encoding probable pectinesterase/pectinesterase inhibitor 21, translated as MSKGAIIGASSILVVAVVAAVCVVSFKGNGDKGDGELTTSVKSVKAFCQPMDYKETCEAELTKVGGNATSPTDLAKAIFEVTSEKIKKAISESATLEELKNDPRTSGALENCKELLEYAIEDLKTTFDRLGGFEMTDFNKAVNDLKTWLSAALTYQETCLDGFANTTTDAAGKMRGALNASQELTEDILAVVDQFSASLGSLNIGRRLLGEEDGMPYWMNDGKRRLLEAEPSAPEFKPNVTVAADGSGDFKTIKEALAKVPPKSASMYVMYIKAGTYKEYISVARPVTNLVIIGDGSDKTIITGNKNFKMNLTTKDTATMEAIGNGFFMKGVRVENTAGADNHQAVALRVQSDQAVFYQCYFDGYQDTLYTHAQRQFFRDCTVTGTIDFIFGNSQVVIQNCLILPRKPMDNQVNIITAQGRREKRSVGGTVMHNNTIEPHPDFKDSTSKIKTYLARPWKEYSRTIYIQNEIGAFIDPKGWLEWNGDFGLETLFYAEVENHGPGADTSQRAKWGGIKTVTFADAQKEYTVEAFIQGQQFIPKYGVPYIPGLLPQSESGRGH; from the exons ATGAGTAAAGGTGCGATCATCGGCGCGTCGAGCATCCTGGTGGTTGCGGTCGTCGCCGCCGTGTGCGTGGTGTCCTTCAAGGGCAACGGCGACAAGGGCGATGGGGAGCTCACCACCTCCGTCAAGTCCGTCAAGGCCTTCTGCCAGCCCATGGACTACAAGGAGACGTGCGAGGCGGAGCTGACCAAGGTGGGCGGCAACGCCACGTCCCCGACGGACCTCGCCAAGGCCATCTTCGAGGTCACCTCCGAGAAGATCAAGAAGGCCATCAGCGAGTCGGCCACCCTGGAGGAGCTCAAGAACGACCCGCGCACGTCGGGGGCCCTCGAGAACTGCAAGGAGCTGCTCGAGTACGCCATCGAGGACCTCAAGACCACCTTCGACAGGCTCGGCGGCTTCGAGATGACCGACTTCAACAAGGCCGTCAACGACCTCAAGACCTGGCTCAGCGCCGCCCTCACCTACCAGGAGACATGCCTCGACGGCTTCGCCAACACCACCACCGACGCCGCCGGCAAGATGCGCGGCGCGCTCAACGCCTCGCAGGAGCTCACCGAGGACATCCTCGCCGTCGTGGACCAGTTCTCCGCCTCGCTCGGCAGCCTCAACATTGGAAGGAGGCTGCTCGGGGAGGAGGATGGCATGCCTTACTGGATGAACGATGGCAAGCGGCGTCTGCTCGAGGCCGAGCCCTCCGCGCCCGAGTTCAAGCCCAACGTCACCGTGGCCGCAGACGGCAGTGGCGACTTCAAGACCATCAAGGAGGCGCTCGCCAAGGTGCCGCCCAAGAGCGCATCCATGTACGTCATGTACATCAAGGCCGGCACCTACAAGGAGTACATCTCCGTGGCCCGCCCCGTCACCAACCTCGTCATCATCGGCGACGGCTCCGACAAGACCATCATCACCGGAAACAAGAACTTCAAGATGAACCTCACCACCAAGGACACCGCAACCATGG AGGCTATCGGTAACGGGTTCTTCATGAAGGGCGTGAGGGTGGAGAACACGGCGGGGGCCGACAACCACCAGGCGGTGGCGCTACGGGTGCAGAGTGACCAGGCCGTCTTCTACCAGTGCTACTTCGACGGGTACCAAGACACGCTCTACACCCACGCGCAACGCCAGTTCTTCCGCGACTGCACCGTCACCGGCACCATCGACTTCATCTTCGGCAACTCCCAGGTGGTGATCCAGAACTGCCTCATCCTTCCGCGCAAGCCCATGGACAACCAGGTGAACATCATCACGGCCCAGGGGCGGCGGGAGAAGCGCTCCGTGGGAGGCACCGTGATGCACAACAACACCATCGAGCCGCACCCGGACTTCAAGGACTCGACCAGCAAGATCAAGACGTACCTGGCGCGCCCATGGAAGGAGTACTCCAGGACAATCTACATCCAGAACGAGATCGGCGCCTTCATCGACCCCAAGGGCTGGCTCGAGTGGAACGGCGACTTCGGCCTCGAGACCCTCTTCTACGCGGAGGTGGAGAACCACGGGCCCGGCGCCGACACCAGCCAGCGCGCCAAGTGGGGCGGCATCAAGACCGTCACCTTCGCCGACGCGCAGAAGGAGTACACCGTCGAGGCATTCATCCAGGGCCAGCAGTTCATCCCAAAGTACGGCGTGCCCTACATCCCGGGGCTCCTCCCGCAGTCCGAGTCGGGGAGGGGGCACTGA
- the LOC123429400 gene encoding ACT domain-containing protein ACR2-like — MRRMDVCCAYFDPDYENLDERIYGTRVNVDNESCGKCTIVNVNSRNDHDLLLEVLEVLIGLELSIKKCYVSSDAGWFMDGMP; from the exons ATGAGGAGAATGGATGTTTGCTGTGCCTACTTCGACCCGGATTATGAGAACCTCGACGAGAGGATTTATGGGACAAG GGTCAATGTGGACAACGAGTCATGTGGTAAATGTACTATTGTTAAC GTGAACAGCCGAAACGACCATGACCTCCTACTTGAAGTGCTCGAAGTTTTGATTGGCTTGGAACTGTCCATCAAAAAATGTTATGTATCATCTGATGCTGGATGGTTTATGGACGGTATGCCCTGA
- the LOC123429399 gene encoding ACT domain-containing protein ACR2-like: VLHLSNYKVFSSSFPSFPNCSAVFHVRDQEGNKVYSKKAINYIEQAICTRDSGRFTVTRSNELASKPDVATHYTGIEMIGHNRPGIFSEISAVLAEQGCNVMEAHAWSHKDSLACVAFVSDESTSTRINDPDRLASIQDHLCTVLGPGTSVDEDGRRARAHLLGVDGLTSHPERRLHQLMFASKDFDGQPGQVSAAFPMLSLDGYKKGSRTVVSVDRCNEKGYSVISVECVDRPKLMFDTVCTLTDMQFDVFHASVSSCGPFACQEYYIRHRDGHILDTPNERCLVVKGVKAAVERRTCEGVKLELCTENNAGLLSYITRVLRENGLTVTQADIAMDGDMMKNTLYVQGISDNKIDMDVVESVRRELEPLSFQVKDDWLMSPGQLEGEPVAERNGFCILRLLRSKLESLSHGFISSG; this comes from the exons GTTCTTCACCTATCTAACTACAAAGTTTTCAGTTCATCATTTCCATCTTTTCCCAACTGTTCTGCAGTTTTCCATGTGAGAGATCAGGAAGGAAACAAGGTTTACAGTAAGAAGGCCATAAACTATATAGAGCAG GCAATATGTACTAGAGATTCTGGGAGGTTCACAGTGACAAGATCAAATGAGCTTGCATCCAAACCAGATGTTGCCACACACTATACAGGAATTGAAATGATTGGCCACAACCGGCCTGGAATTTTCTCTGAGATATCTGCTGTTCTTGCTGAGCAGGGGTGTAATGTTATGGAAGCGCATGCTTGGAGCCATAAGGATAGTTTAGCTTGTGTTGCATTTGTGTCTGATGAATCAACATCAACCCGCATCAATGATCCAGACCGCCTAGCCTCTATTCAGGACCATCTTTGTACTGTTCTTGGACCGGGTACCTCGGTGGATGAAGATGGGCGTCGCGCAAGAGCTCATCTGCTTGGGGTTGATGGGCTGACAAGCCATCCCGAGCGGCGGTTGCATCAGCTAATGTTTGCTAGTAAAGATTTTGATGGGCAGCCGGGACAGGTATCTGCTGCCTTCCCAATGCTTAGTTTGGATGGTTACAAAAAGGGCAGTCGGacggtggtctctgttgatcggtGCAATGAGAAAGGATATTCAGTCATAAGTGTTGAATGTGTGGACCGGCCAAAgttgatgtttgacactgtgtgTACGCTCACCGACATGCAATTCGATGTCTTCCATGCCTCAGTTTCTTCCTGTGGGCCTTTTGCCTGTCAG GAGTATTACATCAGACACAGGGATGGACATATTCTGGACACTCCGAATGAAAGGTGCTTAGTTGTGAAAGGCGTGAAAGCTGCAGTGGAGCGGCGAACTTGTGAG GGTGTGAAGCTGGAGCTATGCACTGAGAACAACGCAGGTCTCCTGTCGTATATTACTCGGGTCCTCCGGGAGAACGGGTTAACGGTTACGCAGGCAGACATTGCCATGGACGGGGACATGATGAAAAACACATTATACGTCCAAGGCATCTCAGACAACAAGATCGACATGGATGTCGTCGAGTCTGTCAGGAGGGAGCTTGAGCCCCTGTCCTTCCAGGTGAAGGATGATTGGCTTATGTCCCCAGGGCAACTGGAAGGCGAACCTGTGGCCGAGAGAAATGGCTTCTGCATCCTTCGCCTGCTGAGGTCGAAGTTAGAGAGCCTGTCTCATGGTTTCATCTCCTCCGGGTAG
- the LOC123429401 gene encoding uncharacterized protein LOC123429401 produces the protein MASPPPPSDGLLGLLVAVLDAVCCSSWHSGASRPPCSPWSELPDEILNLVTAGLPNLADRARFRAVCRSWRASAPPPPQIPWMQTVLRSWQAVSSPPQRQRPWNWIDSACRRPSVPSHLPQRPWIVLPGGFYNHDGIYTYIRECTGHGSATGKQEYIPFKRSNINSSFPDNLRCIGSTDSWLALDYADDNNKIHTYFLHNPFSKEVVALPELDAIVGNSSELFQIRKVLIRLTPDDQLVVIMTNNWNYAIILIRPGKGAWSPRPQTTPFIDIIDIVLLGNRLYGVTQAEDLFSLNISFNSDGIPTVTNIKHHIRSGGADSSVESDLDEDQDHYCENEEDRCQCNLYELRAVGDNVINDGILWDEMPYAPNDHLATFWYLLESCGKLIMVKRQLQLPKCCYVKFTRKLEVFEADFSARRWLPASGGLGDQALFISKCFSKSVSAFGEREGDAIYFIDTGEVFNIKSQTQSRSVERSVDSRWSTWIFAPS, from the exons AtggcgtcgccgccgccgccgtccgacGGCCTCCTAGGTCTCTTGGTCGCCGTCCTCGACGCGGTGTGCTGCTCCAGCTGGCATTCCGGTGCTTCTCGGCCGCCTTGTTCGCCGTGGTCGGAACTCCCAGACGAGATCCTAAATCTGGTTACGGCCGGCCTCCCTAACCTGGCAGATCGCGCTCGATTCCGGGCGGTGTGTCGGTCCTGGCGCGCCTCGGCTCCCCCTCCGCCGCAAATACCGTGGATGCAGACGGTACTGCGTTCCTGGCAAGCGGTTTCCTCTCCCCCTCAGCGGCAGCGGCCTTGGAATTGGATCGACTCCGCGTGCCGCCGTCCGTCCGTCCCCTCGCATCTGCCGCAGCGGCCTTGGATCGTGCTTCCCGGCGGCTTCTACAACCACGACGGCATCTACACTTACATCAGAGAGTGCACAGGACACGG GTCCGCCACCGGCAAGCAGGAGTACATTCCATTCAAACGCTCCAACATCAACAGCTCCTTCCCCGACAACTTGCGATGCATTGGCTCCACCGATAGCTGGCTCGCCCTCGACTACGCTGATGATAACAACAAAATTCATACCTACTTCTTGCACAATCCTTTCTCCAAGGAAGTTGTGGCTCTCCCCGAGCTCGATGCCATCGTCGGTAATAGTTCCGAGTTATTTCAGATCCGCAAGGTGCTCATCCGGTTGACCCCTGATGACCAGCTCGTCGTTATCATGACCAACAATTGGAACTATGCCATCATCTTAATCCGCCCGGGAAAGGGCGCTTGGTCACCGAGGCCACAAACAACCCCCTTCATCGACATTATTGACATTGTGCTCCTAGGAAACAGGCTCTACGGGGTCACCCAGGCAGAGGACCTCTTCTCCTTGAATATAAGCTTTAATTCTGATGGCATACCCACAGTCACCAATATCAAGCACCACATCAGATCGGGCGGTGCTGATTCCAGTGTGGAGAGCGACTTAGATGAGGACCAAGACCATTATTGTGAGAACGAAGAGGATCGGTGTCAGTGCAACTTGTATGAACTAAGAGCAGTTGGAGACAACGTGATCAATGATGGCATCCTGTGGGATGAGATGCCTTATGCTCCCAATGATCACCTCGCCACATTTTGGTACTTGCTTGAGTCGTGTGGGAAGCTAATCATGGTGAAGCGTCAATTGCAATTACCTAAATGTTGTTATGTCAAATTCACTCGTAAGTTGGAGGTTTTTGAGGCAGATTTCAGCGCACGCAGATGGTTGCCGGCGTCAGGTGGGCTAGGTGACCAAGCACTCTTCATCAGCAAATGCTTCAGCAAGTCTGTTTCTGCTtttggagagagagagggggatgcTATTTATTTTATCGATACTGGTGAGGTGTTCAACATAAAATCCCAAACTCAAAGCCGGTCAGTAGAAAGAAGCGTAGATTCCCGTTGGTCAACATGGATATTCGCTCCAAGCTAG